One Brassica napus cultivar Da-Ae chromosome C4, Da-Ae, whole genome shotgun sequence genomic region harbors:
- the LOC106401385 gene encoding ankyrin repeat-containing protein At5g02620, with translation MTIMEEKQSSPVSEKQQSFNQTEPKEKQQSFGCTETNQPRKARALEKQVSFQGVNVQPSRLGRSMEKQLSFRGVENNQKRGVMEKLPSFGKAPSMERQKSFRGGFLEKQKSFRVVMERQLSFIGERRKKTESPGKRGDSPLHIAARTGNLGKVKELIRGSSCDEELRELLSKQNLEGETPLYTAAENGHSFVVEEMLKHMCLETGSIAARNGFDPFHVAAKQGHLEVLKKLLETFPNLAMTTDLSCTTALHTAAAQGHIDVVNLLLETDSNLAKIAKNNGKTALHSAARMGHVEVVKSLIGNDPSIGFRTDKKGQTALHMAVKGQNDEIVVELVKPDVAVLSVEDNKGNTPLHIATNKGRVKIVQCLESFEGINLNPINKAGDTPLDIAEKIGNGELVSVLKEAGAATAKDLGKPQNPAKQLKQTVSDIKHEVQSQLQQSKQTGVRVQKIAKRLKKLHISGLNNAINSATVVAVLIATVAFAAIFTIPGQYEEDPSKGALLGQAHIANRAPFLVFFVFDSLALFISLAVVVVQTSVVVIEQKAKKKLVFVINKLMWCACLFISIAFVSLSYIVVGKEDEWLAVCATVIGGTIMLPTIGAMCYCVVMHRMEESKLRSIRKERSKSQSFSMSRMASDSEILNGEYNKRMYAL, from the exons ATGACTATAATGGAGGAGAAGCAGAGTAGCCCTGTCTCAGAGAAGCAGCAGAGCTTTAACCAGACAGAACCAAAGGAGAAGCAACAGAGTTTTGGATGTACTGAGACTAACCAGCCGAGAAAGGCGAGAGCTTTAGAGAAACAAGTGAGTTTCCAAGGCGTGAATGTGCAGCCAAGCAGACTAGGAAGGTCAATGGAGAAGCAGCTGAGTTTTCGAGGTGTGGAGAATAATCAGAAACGTGGGGTTATGGAGAAGCTTCCTAGCTTTGGCAAAGCACCATCAATGGAGAGGCAGAAGAGTTTCCGCGGCGGGTTTCTAGAGAAGCAGAAAAGCTTCCGTGTGGTGATGGAGAGGCAGCTGAGTTTCATTGgcgagaggaggaagaagactgAGTCGCCTGGGAAGAGAGGCGACTCGCCTCTTCATATAGCAGCTCGGACCGGGAACTTAGGGAAGGTTAAAGAGTTGATCAGAGGTAGTAGTTGTGACGAAGAGTTGAGAGAGTTGTTGTCGAAGCAGAATCTTGAAGGAGAGACTCCTCTTTATACTGCTGCAGAGAATGGGCATTCGTTTGTTGTTGAGGAGATGTTGAAGCATATGTGTCTTGAAACTGGTTCGATTGCAGCTAGAAATGGTTTTGATCCGTTCCATGTCGCAGCTAAACAAGGCCATCTTG AGGTGTTGAAGAAACTGTTGGAGACATTCCCGAACTTGGCAATGACAACAGATTTATCATGTACAACTGCGTTACACACAGCTGCAGCACAAGGACACATTGACGTGGTGAATCTTCTTTTGGAGACAGATTCTAATTTGGCTAAGATTGCTAAGAACAACGGTAAAACCGCGCTTCACTCAGCAGCGAGGATGGGTCATGTGGAAGTTGTTAAATCTTTGATAGGTAATGATCCAAGCATTGGGTTTAGAACCGATAAAAAGGGACAAACTGCTCTTCACATGGCTGTGAAAGGTCAAAACGATGAGATCGTTGTTGAGTTGGTGAAACCTGATGTAGCGGTTTTGAGCGTTGAGGATAACAAAGGAAACACACCGTTGCACATTGCCACAAACAAGGGCCGTGTTAAG ATAGTGCAGTGTTTGGAATCTTTTGAAGGCATTAACCTCAACCCAATAAACAAAGCTGGAGACACACCACTCGACATAGCCGAAAAGATAGGCAACGGAGAGCTTGTCTCAGTTCTAAAGGAAGCAGGAGCCGCTACAGCTAAAGATCTTGGGAAGCCTCAGAACCCAGCTAAGCAACTGAAGCAAACGGTCAGCGACATCAAACACGAGGTACAATCTCAGCTCCAGCAGTCCAAACAAACCGGCGTAAGAGTCCAGAAGATAGCGAAAAGACTCAAGAAGCTCCACATCAGCGGTCTCAACAACGCCATTAACTCAGCGACCGTGGTGGCCGTGCTTATCGCCACGGTGGCGTTCGCAGCCATCTTCACAATCCCAGGCCAATACGAGGAGGACCCGTCGAAAGGAGCGTTGTTAGGACAAGCTCACATAGCGAACAGAGCGCCGTTCCTGGTCTTCTTCGTTTTCGACAGCTTGGCGCTGTTTATATCCTTGGCTGTCGTCGTGGTGCAGACTTCGGTGGTTGTGATCGAGCAGAAGGCGAAGAAGAAGCTTGTGTTCGTGATCAACAAGCTCATGTGGTGCGCTTGTTTGTTCATATCCATTGCCTTTGTGTCTCTCTCTTACATTGTTGTCGGCAAAGAGGATGAGTGGTTGGCCGTGTGTGCGACTGTTATTGGAGGGACCATCATGTTGCCGACGATCGGTGCGATGTGTTACTGCGTGGTGATGCATAGGATGGAGGAGTCTAAGTTGAGGAGCATAAGGAAAGAGAGGAGTAAGTCGCAGTCTTTCTCTATGTCTCGTATGGCTTCTGATTCGGAGATTCTAAATGGTGAATACAACAAGAGAATGTATGCACTATGA
- the LOC125585095 gene encoding B3 domain-containing protein At2g24670-like, with protein MVTRDDDDVNKHGEGSSQEGEKRCFDLFAALLHAYGDDETRARRGQDVQARNMLMIHTITSAATNTFLRGKRKIDVECKNQENTASSSSSSHVVESKRRRVVESNDEPIRAQPIREIKPPVKERKRPVKQKEPVRREPGVTPGWLVELMRRKNGVDAKLVIEKVITKTDLKPDQGRLLIPFKQITENDFLNERELSIVEEHHRADRDEGLKGVDVILLNSNDAERQWNANLRIWGMRSSFNYALCSGWNQFVKENDLEVNQTRRLWSFHSRDGTLFLAFNPLTPAQPQSQDEGMALALVPFNPEASSSSIALVVTCEEDPFVCEERNRRLLPKIPRSSRSPRVCVSPPTSDSSNLYLDEGLDLNRTPPPEMDPLEAVQERHIRWTSQEAITETSLVSFTETTTVDLELRL; from the coding sequence ATGGTGAcccgtgatgatgatgatgttaacAAACACGGCGAGGGTTCTTCTCAGGAGGGGGAGAAGAGATGCTTTGATCTTTTTGCGGCGCTGCTTCACGCTTACGGTGACGACGAAACAAGAGCGAGACGAGGACAAGACGTGCAAGCGAGAAACATGCTTATGATCCACACTATCACTAGTGCAGCCACCAACACTTTCTTGCGAGGCAAGCGAAAGATTGATGTTGAGTGCAAGAATCAAGAAAACACtgcttcatcttcaagttcgtCCCACGTCGTTGAGTCAAAGAGGCGTCGTGTGGTGGAGTCCAATGACGAACCCATCAGAGCACAACCGATTAGAGAAATCAAACCTCCGgttaaggaaagaaagagaccgGTTAAGCAAAAGGAACCGGTCAGAAGAGAGCCTGGGGTGACGCCCGGATGGTTGGTTGAGCTGATGAGGAGAAAAAACGGCGTGGATGCGAAGCTGGTGATAGAGAAGGTGATTACAAAGACCGATCTCAAGCCAGACCAAGGACGTCTCTTGATCCCCTTTAAACAAATAACAGAGAACGACTTCTTGAACGAGAGAGAGTTGAGCATCGTGGAGGAGCATCACAGAGCAGATCGTGATGAAGGACTCAAAGGAGTTGATGTGATCTTGTTGAATAGTAATGATGCTGAGCGGCAATGGAACGCTAATCTGAGGATATGGGGGATGAGGAGCAGTTTCAACTACGCCTTGTGTTCTGGTTGGAACCAGTTCGTCAAGGAAAACGACTTAGAGGTTAACCAGACTCGTCGCCTATGGTCCTTTCACTCTCGAGATGGGACGCTCTTTCTTGCTTTCAATCCTCTCACTCCAGCTCAACCACAATCTCAAGATGAGGGTATGGCTCTAGCTTTGGTTCCATTTAACCCTGAAGCTTCATCTTCATCCATCGCTCTGGTTGTAACTTGTGAGGAGGATCCGTTTGTGTGTGAAGAGAGAAACAGGAGACTTTTACCTAAAATTCCAAGGAGTAGCAGATCTCCTCGTGTTTGTGTTTCGCCTCCAACAAGTGACTCCAGTAACCTCTACCTCGACGAGGGTTTGGATCTAAACAGAACACCACCTCCAGAGATGGATCCTCTCGAGGCTGTACAAGAGAGGCATATTAGGTGGACATCACAGGAAGCCATCACAGAGACCTCACTAGTATCCTTCACAGAGACGACCACGGTGGACCTAGAGCTCAGGTTGTAG